One stretch of Armigeres subalbatus isolate Guangzhou_Male chromosome 2, GZ_Asu_2, whole genome shotgun sequence DNA includes these proteins:
- the LOC134209489 gene encoding uncharacterized protein LOC134209489: MASNSAKFRGLLQHPYEPLFMPKSNGQLYFDLPENYLTDRYRTLGQSLQNRFGSNISTRVPVQNITPPDIGLAQSVPRRGGFSVFNTLHRRAAGQLIELFLNQSNPDALFAVAAYCRDRLNAPLFQYALSVALQHRPDTANIPIPNFLELFPDRFIEASTFPQLQEEGRIVSQGDRMAVDIPMNNTASEREPEQRLAYWREDIGVNLHHWHWHLLYPSEGPDRVVRKDRRGEIFYYMHQQIQGRYNIERFCNGLPRVQSFAQFREPIPEGYFPKITQSSNNRTYPGRSRNQVLSDLNRVEDQVKVTIAEMELWTGRIFEAIDSGVAMSANGQRIPLDNKEGIDVIANIVENSSLSPNSDFYGRLHIEGHQMIGYVHDPDNSFLEGFGVIADNTTSMRDPAFFRWHQHVDDIFERHKRRFQPYGAAELSYPEIEVNSINISLNRPGGKNNVLLTFWQRTQVDLGIGLDFGPTGSAFVTFTHIQHAPFSYQIQINNTGRTPKRGTVRIFIGPISDQSGKPIPMQQKRRWMIELDKFVVNMNPGMNNVVRRSEQSNLTIPHERTFRNVAASTQPDSEPFRFCNCGWPQHMLIPKGTPQGTQFELFVMVSNYTDDVVDQNFDETVPCDDAYSFCGLRDRRYPDARSMGYPFDRLLAPSVNSLQDFTKPYKNMALNQVMIRFTNTGVDYLGKPEDPGIIRELLSTCRSILLLAMASNNTKFHGLLQRPYEPLFLPKSNGQVYFDLPDNYLTDRYRPIGQSLQNRFGSNVQTRIPVPNITAPDISFAQAIPRRGGFSVFNQRHREAAGRLIEIFLNQSDADTLCAVASYCRDRINAPLFQYALSVALQHRSDTAGVPVPSFLELFPDRFVESSTLPQMQEEGRIVNQGDRMAIDIPMNYTASEREVEQRMAYWREDIGVNLHHWHWHLVYPAEGPDNVVRKDRRGELFYYMHQQTMARYTVERFCNGLPRVRPFAHFREPIPEGYYPKITQSANNRSYPGRGRNSYLSDLNRVEDQVIVSINDMETWTGRLFEAIDAGSATTSDGRQIPLDNNSGIDVLGNMVENSALSPNVNYYGRLHNEGHNMLSYVHDPDNSFLEGFGVVGDNTTAMRDPVFYRWHQHIDDVFQRHKRRFKPYTKDDLNFSDIEVDSFNVQLNRAGAKNNILLTFWQRSQVDLGAGLDFGPEGNVFATFTHIQHAPFTYRIEIKNESRTPRRGTVRLFLGPRVDERGNNIPFKDQRRWMIELDKFTVNLSPGENNVVRRSEQSSVTIPYERTFRNIARSNQPDSDQFRFCNCGWPSHMLIPKGTPQGQQFDFFVMVSNFTNDTVNQEYDENIPCDDSHSFCGLRDRLYPDARNMGFPFDRVTPSNVSSLKEFVKPYKNMATTPVQIRFTNTVIARS, from the exons ATGGCATCGAACAGCGCAAAGTTCCGGGGACTTCTCCAACATCCTTACGAGCCCCTATTCATGCCCAAATCCAACGGACAACTTTACTTCGATCTTCCGGAAAATTATTTAACCGATCGTTACCGCACCTTAGGCCAATCCCTACAGAACCGTTTTGGCTCCAATATCTCCACCAGAGTTCCAGTTCAGAACATCACCCCTCCGGATATTGGCTTAGCCCAAAGTGTTCCCCGGCGAGGTGGATTCTCGGTGTTCAACACACTTCACCGCCGAGCTGCTGGGCAGCTGATTGAGTTGTTCCTGAACCAGAGTAATCCCGATGCGCTGTTTGCCGTGGCAGCGTATTGTCGCGACCGACTGAATGCGCCATTGTTCCAGTATGCCCTATCGGTCGCATTGCAGCATCGTCCTGATACGGCCAACATACCGATACCAAACTTCCTGGAACTGTTTCCTGATCGATTCATTGAAGCTTCCACTTTTCCACAGCTGCAGGAAGAGGGCAGGATCGTTAGTCAAGGCGATAGG ATGGCTGTAGACATTCCGATGAACAATACTGCATCAGAGCGAGAACCGGAACAACGATTAGCTTACTGGCGTGAGGATATCGGTGTCAATCTTCATCATTGGCATTGGCATTTGCTGTATCCGTCCGAAGGACCGGATAGAGTAGTGCGGAAGGATCGACGTGGAGAAATCTTTTACTACATGCACCAACAAATCCAAGGACGATACAATATTGAACGGTTCTGCAACGGGCTGCCGAGGGTGCAGTCCTTTGCGCAATTCCGGGAACCGATTCCCGAGGGCTATTTTCCGAAGATAACACAGAGTTCAAACAACCGCACTTACCCCGGCCGGAGTCGTAATCAGGTGTTAAGT GATTTAAATCGCGTCGAAGATCAAGTTAAAGTGACAATTGCGGAAATGGAATTGTGGACTGGAAGAATATTTGAGGCAATAGATTCTGGCGTTGCTATGTCT GCCAACGGTCAACGGATTCCTCTTGATAACAAAGAGGGAATTGACGTGATTGCTAACATTGTTGAAAACTCATCGCTATCGCCAAACTCGGACTTCTACGGTCGATTGCACATAGAAGGCCACCAAATGATAGGCTACGTACACGACCCGGATAACTCGTTTCTGGAAGGTTTCGGAGTGATTGCCGATAACACCACGTCAATGCGCGATCCTGCCTTCTTCCGCTGGCACCAACACGTGGACGACATCTTTGAGCGACATAAGCGCAGATTCCAGCCGTATGGTGCTGCTGAG CTATCGTATCCAGAAATCGAGGTTAATTCAATTAACATCTCATTGAATCGCCCCGGTGGCAAAAACAATGTTCTGTTGACCTTCTGGCAGAGAACACAAGTAGACCTGGGAATTGGTCTTGACTTTGGACCCACTGGAAGTGCTTTTGTTACGTTCACCCACATTCAGCACGCACCTTTTAGCTATCAGATTCAGATCAACAACACAGGAAGAACACCGAAACGTGGTACGGTACGCATATTCATAGGACCCATTAGTGATCAAAGTGGAAAACCAATTCCCATGCAACAGAAACGCCGTTGGATGATCGAGTTGGACAAGTTTGTGGTTAATA TGAACCCTGGCATGAACAACGTGGTGCGTCGTTCAGAGCAGTCAAACCTCACTATTCCCCACGAGCGTACATTCCGAAACGTAGCGGCTTCAACGCAACCAGATAGCGAACCGTTCAGATTTTGCAACTGTGGCTGGCCACAACACATGTTGATACCAAAAGGAACCCCTCAGGGAACACAATTCGAGTTGTTTGTTATGGTGTCCAACTACACCGATGACGTTGTTGATCAAAACTTTGACGA AACTGTTCCTTGTGATGACGCCTATTCATTCTGTGGATTGCGTGATCGTCGTTATCCAGATGCTCGCAGTATGGGATACCCGTTCGATCGCCTGTTGGCCCCATCCGTAAACAGTTTGCAGGATTTCACAAAACCCTATAAAAATATGGCTCTGAATCAAGTAATGATTCGCTTTACCAATACG ggtgtcgactacctgggaAAACCTGAGGATCCTGGAATTATCCGGGAATTATTGTCAACGTG TCGATCTATTCTGCTGCTCGCGATGGCATCCAACAACACCAAATTCCACGGACTTCTACAGCGGCCATATGAGCCGTTATTCCTACCCAAGTCCAATGGGCAGGTTTACTTCGACCTGCCCGACAACTACCTCACGGATCGTTATCGTCCCATTGGCCAATCGCTGCAGAACCGTTTCGGCTCCAACGTGCAAACCAGGATCCCCGTGCCGAACATCACCGCGCCCGATATAAGCTTCGCGCAGGCCATTCCCCGCCGCGGAGGTTTTAGTGTGTTCAATCAGCGCCATCGTGAAGCGGCAGGCAGATTGATTGAGATATTTCTGAATCAAAGCGACGCCGACACACTCTGTGCGGTGGCATCGTACTGCAGGGACCGTATCAATGCGCCACTGTTCCAGTATGCATTGTCCGTGGCCTTGCAGCATCGCTCAGATACAGCAGGAGTACCGGTTCCGAGTTTTCTTGAGCTGTTTCCAGATCGATTTGTTGAATCGTCTACGCTTCCGCAGATGCAGGAAGAAGGTCGAATTGTTAATCAAGGTGACAGG ATGGCAATCGATATACCGATGAATTATACGGCGTCTGAGCGTGAGGTTGAGCAACGGATGGCTTACTGGCGCGAGGATATTGGAGTTAATCTTCACCACTGGCACTGGCATTTGGTTTACCCTGCTGAGGGTCCAGACAACGTGGTTCGCAAGGATCGACGAGGAGAATTATTCTACTATATGCACCAGCAAACTATGGCTCGGTATACTGTTGAACGGTTTTGTAATGGGCTGCCAAGGGTACGACCCTTTGCTCATTTTCGAGAGCCTATTCCCgagggttactaccccaaaATTACCCAGAGTGCTAATAACCGTTCATATCCTGGCCGTGGTCGGAATTCATATTTGAGT GACCTGAACCGTGTTGAGGATCAAGTTATTGTGTCAATTAATGATATGGAGACGTGGACAGGTAGACTATTTGAAGCAATTGACGCAGGATCTGCTACTACA AGTGATGGACGTCAAATTCCCCTTGACAACAATTCTGGGATTGACGTTCTAGGCAACATGGTGGAAAATTCTGCTCTTTCACCGAACGTCAACTACTACGGAAGGCTACACAACGAAGGCCACAACATGCTTTCCTATGTGCATGATCCAGATAACTCGTTTCTAGAAGGGTTTGGGGTAGTCGGCGATAATACAACGGCTATGCGGGATCCCGTATTCTATCGCTGGCACCAGCATATAGACGACGTATTCCAACGTCATAAGCGTCGATTCAAGCCATACACTAAAGACGAT CTCAACTTCTCGGATATTGAGGTCGATTCGTTCAACGTTCAGCTGAATCGAGCGGGAGCCAAGAATAATATTTTGCTAACATTCTGGCAACGATCTCAGGTGGATTTGGGGGCTGGTCTCGATTTTGGCCCTGAAGGCAATGTTTTCGCAACATTTACGCACATTCAACATGCGCCGTTTACCTACAGGATTGAAATCAAAAACGAAAGTAGAACTCCAAGGCGTGGCACCGTTCGACTATTCTTAGGCCCCAGAGTTGATGAGCGAGGCAATAATATCCCCTTCAAAGACCAGCGACGGTGGATGATAGAACTGGATAAATTTACTGTGAACT TAAGTCCGGGTGAGAATAATGTTGTACGTCGCTCGGAACAATCAAGCGTAACCATCCCGTACGAGCGCACGTTCCGCAACATTGCCAGGTCCAACCAGCCGGACAGCGATCAGTTCAGGTTCTGTAACTGCGGCTGGCCATCGCATATGTTGATTCCGAAGGGGACTCCACAAGGGCAGCAGTTCGACTTTTTCGTTATGGTGTCCAACTTTACCAATGACACGGTTAATCAAGAGTATGATGA